A genome region from Drosophila suzukii unplaced genomic scaffold, CBGP_Dsuzu_IsoJpt1.0 scf_21, whole genome shotgun sequence includes the following:
- the LOC139354760 gene encoding uncharacterized protein: MEELVAKLPTSKRVDWVRHAASIEPFRTVAHFSAWLQEYADVVCTVLDVEGKEPRRRVLHASVDQNGCDQQDDRHGGCPICGGQHAATGCSEFIGASTPGRWSMVRRHRLCFTCLRSGHTTRSCDAHGECQINGCRRLHHRRYMARTRSENGWRSEVASGATTVETSSQQFLDVARTGGLRHEVVTGTTRGASITLYGAGRQVDTYALLDEGSSVTMIDDELRRDLGVRGEHRQLNIQRFGGRASREPSNVVSLEISGARKPTRHALRNVYSVSSLSLPMQTLGRRDVQGVHKDARLPMKPYINVVPKLLIGLDHGHLGLTLRMKRFAREGPYAAATQLGLVVFGPVSGQSTTPRSCHLDVSMDDTMEQMVDDYFELESFGVKLAPQVAASDDERAQRILEDTTVKVGRRYQTGLLWKDDYAVLPRSYETADQRYARKLQQDKVAVTSDRLLYLPHFCVENPNKPGKVRLVIDAAAKVGGTSLNSALDKGPKHYKPLPAVLFHFGEGAVGVCGDIKKML, translated from the exons ATGGAGGAGCTTGTGGCGAAACTTCCTACAAGCAAGCGAGTAGACTGGGTCAGGCACGCTGCATCGATCGAGCCCTTTCGCACTGTAGCGCACTTCAGCGCGTGGCTGCAGGAGTACGCAGACGTCGTGTGTACGGTTTTGGACGTCGAGGGAAAGGAGCCGAGGCGTCGAGTTCTGCATGCGAGCGTCGACCAGAACGGATGCGATCAACAGGATGATCGGCATGGAGGTTGTCCAATTTGTGGAGGGCAACATGCTGCGACGGGCTGCAGTGAGTTCATTGGAGCTTCGACACCGGGTAGGTGGAGCATGGTGAGGAGGCATCGGCTCTGCTTCACATGCTTACGGAGTGGACATACGACCAGATCCTGCGATGCACATGGCGAGTGCCAGATCAACGGATGCCGCAGATTGCATCACCGTCGCTACATGGCGCGGACGAGGAGCGAAAATGGCTGGCGAAGCGAGGTGGCTTCAGGAGCCACAACGGTGGAAACCAGCAGTCAGCAGTTTTTAGACGTGGCCCGGACAGGAGGTCTTCGCCATGAGGTGGTTACAGGGACCACGAGGGGAGCCAGCA TAACGCTGTACGGAGCTGGTCGCCAGGTGGACACATACGCGCTCTTGGATGAAGGATCCTCCGTCACGATGATCGATGACGAGCTACGGAGGGATCTGGGAGTGCGAGGCGAACATCGACAGCTGAATATACAACGGTTTGGAGGAAGGGCCAGCAGAGAGCCCAGCAACGTGGTGAGCCTAGAGATAAGTGGAGCTCGGAAGCCCACTCGCCACGCTTTGAGGAACGTGTACTCCGTTTCGAGCCTGAGTCTGCCGATGCAGACGTTAGGTCGACGAGATGTCCAGGGCGTGCATAAGGATGCGCGTCTGCCGATGAAGCCCTACATCAACGTGGTGCCTAAGTTGCTCATCGGACTGGACCATGGACATTTGGGACTGACACTTAGGATGAAGCGGTTCGCCAGAGAGGGACCGTATGCGGCCGCAACCCAGCTTGGATTGGTTGTGTTTGGGCCAGTAAGTGGGCAATCGACTACACCGAGATCCTGCCATCTAGACGTGTCAATGGATGATACGATGGAACAGATGGTGGATGACTACTTCGAGCTGGAAAGCTTTGGGGTGAAGCTCGCGCCACAGGTCGCAGCCAGCGATGACGAACGGGCACAAAGGATCCTCGAAGACACCACGGTAAAAGTGGGGCGCCGCTACCAGACGGGATTACTCTGGAAGGACGACTACGCTGTGCTGCCACGGAGCTACGAGACGGCTGATCAAC GATATGCGAGGAAGCTGCAGCAGGATAAGGTCGCGGTGACGAGCGACCGGCTATTGTATTTGCCACATTTTTGTGTCGAAAACCCGAACAAGCCCGGTAAGGTCCGGCTTGTGATCGATGCTGCAGCCAAGGTTGGAGGAACCTCGCTAAATTCGGCGCTGGACAAGGGGCCTAAGCATTACAAGCCCTTGCCAGCCGTGCTCTTCCACTTTGGGGAAGGAGCAGTCGGAGTCTGCGGTGACATCAAGAAAATGTTATAA